The following are from one region of the Simiduia agarivorans SA1 = DSM 21679 genome:
- a CDS encoding DUF4386 domain-containing protein: protein MTLQQSGGVAAIIEGLTYIFGIVLFLIVLNPAGHDGAMARLQFMTENSDRYILGLLVSGFLFSFALVVLVQAIHQQLVVVAPDLTRFATVIGYFWAAVVLASAMIEMVSINALAELFITDPDAALALQRSAGVVSGGLGGDIELIGAVWTACISVICIKHNIFNRWLSYLGLMVGAAGTLTLLNFFSTFKGNPAVEWLTLIFGLGQIPWFFWLGLSLYRR from the coding sequence ATGACACTACAACAATCCGGTGGCGTGGCCGCCATCATCGAAGGCCTTACCTATATTTTCGGCATTGTGCTGTTTCTGATCGTGCTCAATCCCGCCGGCCATGATGGCGCCATGGCTCGTCTGCAGTTCATGACAGAAAACAGTGACCGTTACATTCTGGGTCTGCTCGTGTCCGGGTTTTTATTCAGCTTTGCATTAGTAGTGCTGGTGCAAGCCATACACCAACAACTGGTCGTCGTCGCACCCGATCTCACCCGCTTTGCCACGGTCATCGGTTATTTCTGGGCGGCCGTTGTGTTGGCGTCTGCCATGATCGAGATGGTCAGTATTAACGCACTGGCCGAACTCTTCATTACAGACCCGGATGCCGCGCTGGCCTTACAACGGTCCGCAGGTGTCGTGTCGGGTGGCCTGGGCGGTGATATTGAGCTGATCGGCGCCGTGTGGACCGCGTGTATCAGCGTCATTTGCATCAAGCACAACATCTTCAACCGCTGGTTGAGCTACCTTGGCTTGATGGTTGGCGCGGCCGGGACATTGACGTTACTCAATTTTTTCTCGACCTTTAAAGGCAACCCGGCCGTTGAATGGCTGACGCTCATTTTCGGCCTGGGCCAGATTCCGTGGTTTTTCTGGCTGGGCCTCAGCCTGTATCGACGCTGA
- a CDS encoding hybrid sensor histidine kinase/response regulator, which translates to MTATVVELDYYRNTIPKVMSGIANSTGEDFYAAITQQLALSIHSDFTFISRLLPGDTRVKTLALCAGGELADNMEYDLLHTPCQDVLDNTICVYPRNICALYPKDQLLIDMGIEGYIGTPLYDRAGNCLGLIVALYKQEIRDPDQVRGLFELFAGRIAAEIENHELNQALAKANEELRAHQLMLELRVQRRTVELEKAKASAEAANQAKSQFLAQMSHEIRNPLNGVLGVADLLLDTPLTPEQMHLARVINQSGQHLMGVINDILDWSKVEAGMLQLESRPVQLRALGQQVVEMFRHQIGTIALNVETEDAVPEWIMGDSTRLRQILVNLLSNAFKFTRADSVTITSRWRDGLQVSVTDTGEGIPAAHLSSLFERFTQADSSVTRKFGGTGLGLAICKGLADAMGGNIRVTSEVGRGSCFTVWLPLEATEGPRPEAQSPVEQPALNQLRVLVAEGNSVNQMVINGLLARHQIQPTMVANGAQAVDAVAEGDRFDLIFMDCEMPVMDGYEATAAIRELERRRGLRPAKIIALTGHVMEDELRRCSASGMDSYLAKPLSREGLLQVMADL; encoded by the coding sequence ATGACCGCAACGGTTGTCGAGCTGGATTACTACCGCAACACCATCCCCAAGGTGATGTCCGGTATAGCCAACAGTACCGGCGAAGATTTTTACGCCGCCATTACCCAACAGTTGGCGTTGAGTATCCATTCTGACTTTACCTTCATCAGCAGGCTGTTGCCGGGTGACACCCGGGTGAAGACGCTGGCCCTATGTGCTGGCGGTGAACTGGCCGACAACATGGAATACGATCTGTTGCACACGCCTTGTCAGGACGTATTGGACAATACGATCTGCGTCTACCCGCGTAATATTTGCGCACTCTACCCCAAGGATCAGTTGTTGATTGATATGGGCATCGAAGGCTATATCGGGACGCCTTTGTATGACCGTGCCGGCAACTGCCTGGGGTTGATCGTGGCGCTGTACAAGCAGGAGATTCGTGATCCGGACCAGGTGCGTGGACTGTTCGAATTGTTCGCCGGTCGCATTGCGGCGGAAATCGAGAATCACGAGCTCAATCAGGCCCTGGCCAAGGCCAACGAAGAATTGCGTGCGCACCAACTGATGCTGGAATTAAGGGTGCAAAGGCGCACGGTAGAACTCGAAAAAGCCAAGGCCAGCGCTGAAGCGGCCAATCAGGCCAAGAGTCAATTCCTGGCGCAGATGTCACATGAAATCCGCAATCCGCTGAACGGGGTTCTTGGTGTCGCGGATTTATTATTGGATACCCCGTTAACGCCTGAGCAAATGCATTTGGCCCGTGTGATTAACCAGAGCGGGCAACATCTGATGGGGGTCATTAACGACATTCTCGATTGGTCAAAGGTGGAAGCCGGCATGCTGCAGTTGGAATCGCGGCCGGTGCAATTGCGGGCGTTGGGGCAGCAGGTCGTGGAGATGTTCCGCCACCAGATTGGCACCATTGCATTGAATGTGGAGACAGAGGATGCAGTGCCCGAATGGATCATGGGGGACAGCACGCGGCTCAGGCAGATACTCGTTAACCTGTTGAGCAATGCATTTAAATTCACACGCGCGGATTCGGTCACCATCACCAGCCGTTGGCGCGATGGTTTGCAGGTTTCCGTCACCGATACCGGCGAAGGCATTCCGGCCGCGCACTTGAGTAGTTTATTTGAGCGCTTCACTCAGGCAGACAGCAGCGTCACGCGCAAATTCGGTGGCACAGGTCTTGGTCTGGCTATTTGCAAAGGCCTGGCCGATGCCATGGGGGGTAATATCCGTGTAACGTCCGAGGTGGGACGGGGGAGCTGTTTTACGGTGTGGCTGCCATTGGAAGCAACCGAAGGGCCGCGACCAGAAGCACAATCCCCGGTTGAACAGCCGGCGCTCAATCAACTGAGGGTGTTAGTGGCAGAGGGCAACTCCGTTAATCAAATGGTGATCAATGGGCTGCTGGCCCGGCATCAGATACAGCCTACGATGGTGGCCAACGGCGCCCAGGCGGTGGATGCTGTGGCTGAAGGGGACCGATTCGACCTGATTTTTATGGACTGTGAAATGCCTGTGATGGATGGCTATGAGGCCACCGCCGCGATCCGGGAGCTGGAGCGAAGACGCGGTCTCAGACCCGCGAAAATAATCGCGCTTACCGGCCATGTGATGGAGGATGAGTTGCGCCGCTGTAGCGCCAGTGGCATGGATTCGTACCTGGCAAAGCCATTATCGCGAGAAGGTTTACTGCAGGTAATGGCTGACTTGTGA
- a CDS encoding TonB-dependent receptor: MTEYRLIVSGLALAIAGQVAAAPLEEITVTADFRDTTWQEVPSSITVIDQQAMRDESARHFEDVLNSVANLNWSGATSRPRYFQIRGVGEQEDYQGAPNSSVGFMVDDVDLSGLGMAASTFDIQQIEVLRGPQSTRFGANALAGMIRLKSEDPTDTFAVNGQVTLGQDDQQGLGLSVSGPAGEQLSYRLAVESQQQNGYRDNAYLGRDDTNGRDELTTRAKLRWDATDNLRIDLNYLYARLDNGYDAWTLDNNGFDTLTDKPGTDNQTTQGASLKIEWATDEVALTAITSLANTEHQHAYDGDWANPDYWAAKTCTAYDDDWNPVGTEPCVYDYIWDKQAERDTLSQEFRLASTEASRLFNGSTDWLLGIYGRTLEEDNDLYSEYNSWPDEVLASEYRATNTAVFAQTDSDLGAGWALSVGLRSETRNAKYEDSNNDNFSPSESMWGGHLALTKVLSDSHTSYVRLARGYKAGGFNMTLPPALADKKTFDAETLYNAEWALKSNWAEGRAHTTVTLFYMDRQDQQVAASLQDPDDPQRFILFTENAGSSDNYGAEFEGRISATEQIEFYGSVGYLQAQYGDYVYQDKYGSPVDLSGRDLAHAPRWTYSAGMSFRSLGWFANLSLNGKSAFYYSDSNDSRSQAYTLFNARVGYEAQSWALYAWGRNLTDERYGVRGFYFGNDPSEDWADTQYIRFGDPRQIGVTAQLHFD; this comes from the coding sequence ATGACTGAATATCGCTTAATAGTATCCGGCCTGGCGCTGGCCATCGCCGGCCAGGTGGCTGCCGCGCCACTGGAAGAAATCACTGTCACCGCCGATTTCCGCGACACCACCTGGCAGGAGGTCCCCAGCTCCATCACGGTGATCGACCAACAAGCCATGCGCGATGAAAGTGCGCGCCACTTTGAGGACGTGCTCAACAGCGTGGCCAACCTGAACTGGTCCGGCGCCACCAGCCGCCCGCGTTACTTCCAGATTCGCGGCGTCGGTGAGCAGGAAGATTACCAAGGCGCCCCAAACAGTTCTGTGGGCTTTATGGTGGATGACGTCGACCTGTCAGGCCTCGGCATGGCCGCCAGCACCTTCGACATCCAGCAGATTGAAGTCTTGCGCGGCCCGCAAAGCACTCGCTTTGGCGCCAACGCCCTGGCCGGCATGATCCGGCTGAAAAGCGAAGACCCCACTGACACCTTTGCCGTGAACGGCCAGGTGACCCTGGGTCAGGATGATCAGCAAGGCCTGGGCCTGAGCGTGTCCGGCCCGGCCGGCGAACAACTGAGCTACCGCCTGGCGGTGGAATCCCAGCAGCAAAATGGATACCGCGACAACGCCTATCTCGGCCGCGATGACACCAACGGCCGGGACGAGCTGACCACGCGCGCCAAACTGCGTTGGGACGCCACTGACAACCTGCGCATCGACCTGAATTACCTCTACGCCAGACTGGACAACGGCTACGACGCCTGGACGCTGGACAACAACGGCTTTGATACGCTCACCGATAAGCCCGGTACCGACAACCAGACCACCCAGGGCGCCAGCCTGAAAATCGAATGGGCGACTGATGAGGTGGCGCTCACCGCGATTACCTCGCTGGCTAATACAGAGCACCAGCACGCCTATGACGGCGACTGGGCCAACCCGGACTACTGGGCCGCAAAAACCTGCACCGCCTACGACGACGATTGGAACCCGGTGGGCACCGAGCCCTGCGTGTACGATTACATATGGGACAAACAAGCCGAACGCGACACCCTGAGCCAGGAGTTCCGTCTTGCCTCCACAGAAGCCAGCCGCCTGTTTAATGGCAGCACCGATTGGCTGCTCGGCATTTACGGTCGCACGCTGGAAGAGGACAACGACCTCTATTCCGAATACAACAGCTGGCCCGATGAAGTACTGGCCTCTGAATATCGCGCCACCAACACCGCGGTCTTTGCCCAGACGGATTCCGACCTGGGCGCGGGCTGGGCACTGTCGGTGGGCCTCCGCTCGGAAACGCGCAATGCCAAATACGAAGACTCTAACAACGACAATTTCTCACCCTCCGAATCCATGTGGGGCGGTCATCTGGCGCTGACGAAAGTGCTGTCCGACAGCCACACCAGCTATGTGCGTCTGGCGCGCGGCTACAAAGCCGGTGGCTTTAACATGACCCTGCCACCGGCACTGGCTGACAAAAAAACCTTTGATGCCGAGACCTTGTACAACGCCGAGTGGGCCCTGAAATCCAACTGGGCCGAAGGCCGTGCGCACACCACCGTGACGCTGTTTTACATGGACCGGCAGGATCAACAGGTGGCGGCGTCGCTGCAGGACCCGGACGATCCGCAGCGCTTCATTCTGTTCACCGAAAATGCCGGCAGCTCCGACAATTACGGCGCAGAGTTTGAAGGCCGCATCAGCGCCACCGAGCAGATCGAATTTTACGGCAGCGTGGGCTACCTGCAGGCGCAGTATGGCGACTATGTGTACCAGGACAAATACGGCAGCCCGGTGGATTTATCGGGCCGCGACCTGGCACACGCGCCGCGCTGGACTTACAGCGCCGGCATGAGTTTCCGCAGCCTCGGCTGGTTTGCCAACCTGAGCCTGAACGGCAAGAGCGCGTTTTATTATTCCGACAGCAACGATTCCCGCTCACAGGCCTACACCCTGTTCAACGCGCGCGTGGGCTATGAAGCGCAATCCTGGGCACTGTATGCCTGGGGTCGCAACCTCACGGACGAGCGCTATGGCGTACGCGGATTTTACTTTGGTAATGATCCGTCGGAAGATTGGGCCGACACCCAATACATCCGCTTTGGCGATCCGCGCCAGATTGGCGTGACCGCACAACTGCACTTTGATTGA